One genomic region from Gossypium hirsutum isolate 1008001.06 chromosome D13, Gossypium_hirsutum_v2.1, whole genome shotgun sequence encodes:
- the LOC107919972 gene encoding ubiquitin receptor RAD23d isoform X1 → MKVSVKTLKGTHFDIEVKPEDAVADVKKNIETVQGTDVYPASQQMLIYKGKVLKDDTTLAENSVTENSFIVIMLTKNKGTTGEGSAASTAPTKKDPEASNLPTAPAPASTAPVATSAMAAAATESAPVASSTPLNRSDSDVYGQAASNLVAGSNLEGTIQQILDMGGGTWDRDTVVRALRAAYNNPERAVEYLYSGIPEQAEAPPVARAPVVGQTTNPAAQPQQPAQTAAVPTSGPNANPLDLFPQGLPNMGASGAGAGTLDFLRNSPQFQALRAMVQANPQILQPMLQELGKQNPNLMRLIQEHQGDFLRLINEPAEGGEGNILGQLAEAMPQAVQVTPEEREAIERLEAMGFDRATVLQVFFACNKNEELAANYLLDHMHDFQD, encoded by the exons ATGAAGGTTTCCGTCAAAACTCTCAAAGGCACTCACTTCGATATCGAAGTCAAACCCGAAGATGCG GTTGCGGATGTAAAAAAGAACATAGAAACTGTTCAAGGGACTGATGTTTATCCTGCTTCACAACAAATGCTTATCTATAAGGGAAAAGTTCTTAAAGATGACACGACACTGGCTGAAAACAGTGTCACTGAAAATAGCTTTATTGTGATCATGTTGACAAAG AATAAGGGTACAACTGGTGAGGGTTCAGCTGCTTCAACAGCTCCTACAAAGAAA GATCCTGAGGCAAGTAATCTGCCAACAGCTCCAGCACCAGCTTCTACTGCACCTGTTGCAACATCAGCTAT ggCTGCAGCTGCCACTGAATCTGCTCCTGTTGCTTCAAGTACTCCTCT AAACAGGTCAGATTCTGATGTTTATGGCCAAGCAGCATCTAACCTGGTTGCAGGGAGTAACTTAGAGGGAACAATCCAACAGATTCTTGATATGGGTGGAGGGACCTGGGACAGGGACACTGTTGTCCGCGCCCTTCGTGCTGCTTATAATAACCCAGAGAGAGCTGTTGAATATTTGTATTCT GGCATCCCCGAGCAAGCTGAAGCTCCACCTGTGGCCCGTGCTCCTGTAGTTGGGCAAACCACTAACCCTGCAGCACAACCTCAACAGCCTGCACAAACGGCAGCTGTTCCTACAAGTGGACCAAATGCAAATCCATTAGACCTCTTTCCCCAG GGCCTTCCCAACATGGGTGCAAGTGGTGCTGGGGCTGGCACTCTTGATTTTTTACGGAACAGTCCACAG TTTCAAGCTTTGCGAGCAATGGTGCAAGCCAACCCACAAATATTGCAG cctatgcttcaagagttGGGGAAACAAAATCCTAATTTAATGAGACTTATTCAAGAGCATCAGGGTGACTTTCTTCGCTTGATCAATGAACCTGCTGAAGGTGGAGAGGG AAACATTTTGGGGCAATTAGCTGAGGCGATGCCACAAGCTGTGCAAGTCACACCTGAGGAACGTGAAGCCATAGAACGA CTTGAAGCAATGGGGTTTGACCGTGCAACTGTGCTCCAAGTGTTCTTTGCGTGCAACAAGAATGAGGAACTTGCGGCCAACTACCTTTTAGATCATATGCATGATTTTCAGGATTGA
- the LOC107919972 gene encoding ubiquitin receptor RAD23c isoform X2, with protein sequence MKVSVKTLKGTHFDIEVKPEDAVADVKKNIETVQGTDVYPASQQMLIYKGKVLKDDTTLAENSVTENSFIVIMLTKNKGTTGEGSAASTAPTKKDPEASNLPTAPAPASTAPVATSAMAAAATESAPVASSTPLSDSDVYGQAASNLVAGSNLEGTIQQILDMGGGTWDRDTVVRALRAAYNNPERAVEYLYSGIPEQAEAPPVARAPVVGQTTNPAAQPQQPAQTAAVPTSGPNANPLDLFPQGLPNMGASGAGAGTLDFLRNSPQFQALRAMVQANPQILQPMLQELGKQNPNLMRLIQEHQGDFLRLINEPAEGGEGNILGQLAEAMPQAVQVTPEEREAIERLEAMGFDRATVLQVFFACNKNEELAANYLLDHMHDFQD encoded by the exons ATGAAGGTTTCCGTCAAAACTCTCAAAGGCACTCACTTCGATATCGAAGTCAAACCCGAAGATGCG GTTGCGGATGTAAAAAAGAACATAGAAACTGTTCAAGGGACTGATGTTTATCCTGCTTCACAACAAATGCTTATCTATAAGGGAAAAGTTCTTAAAGATGACACGACACTGGCTGAAAACAGTGTCACTGAAAATAGCTTTATTGTGATCATGTTGACAAAG AATAAGGGTACAACTGGTGAGGGTTCAGCTGCTTCAACAGCTCCTACAAAGAAA GATCCTGAGGCAAGTAATCTGCCAACAGCTCCAGCACCAGCTTCTACTGCACCTGTTGCAACATCAGCTAT ggCTGCAGCTGCCACTGAATCTGCTCCTGTTGCTTCAAGTACTCCTCT GTCAGATTCTGATGTTTATGGCCAAGCAGCATCTAACCTGGTTGCAGGGAGTAACTTAGAGGGAACAATCCAACAGATTCTTGATATGGGTGGAGGGACCTGGGACAGGGACACTGTTGTCCGCGCCCTTCGTGCTGCTTATAATAACCCAGAGAGAGCTGTTGAATATTTGTATTCT GGCATCCCCGAGCAAGCTGAAGCTCCACCTGTGGCCCGTGCTCCTGTAGTTGGGCAAACCACTAACCCTGCAGCACAACCTCAACAGCCTGCACAAACGGCAGCTGTTCCTACAAGTGGACCAAATGCAAATCCATTAGACCTCTTTCCCCAG GGCCTTCCCAACATGGGTGCAAGTGGTGCTGGGGCTGGCACTCTTGATTTTTTACGGAACAGTCCACAG TTTCAAGCTTTGCGAGCAATGGTGCAAGCCAACCCACAAATATTGCAG cctatgcttcaagagttGGGGAAACAAAATCCTAATTTAATGAGACTTATTCAAGAGCATCAGGGTGACTTTCTTCGCTTGATCAATGAACCTGCTGAAGGTGGAGAGGG AAACATTTTGGGGCAATTAGCTGAGGCGATGCCACAAGCTGTGCAAGTCACACCTGAGGAACGTGAAGCCATAGAACGA CTTGAAGCAATGGGGTTTGACCGTGCAACTGTGCTCCAAGTGTTCTTTGCGTGCAACAAGAATGAGGAACTTGCGGCCAACTACCTTTTAGATCATATGCATGATTTTCAGGATTGA